The proteins below come from a single Iocasia fonsfrigidae genomic window:
- a CDS encoding ABC transporter ATP-binding protein → MKKITKIFGELKANDGVDLTVHKGEVHALLGENGAGKTTLMNILYGLFQPTDGKIFIKEEEVNVNSPNIAIEHGIGMVHQHFMLVKPFTVVQNIILGCEIIKNGCLDLETASKKVLKLSEMYGLHVEPEAKIRDISVGMQQRVEILKALYRGADILILDEPTAVLTPQEIQELMKIIKNLSSEGKTMIIITHKLKEIKMIADYCTIIRNGTKIDTVEVNNTTEEELAKMMVGREVNFRVSKKKRKPGKTVLSIEKLNVNNNRGISIVNNLSLSIQQGEILGIAGVDGNGQTELVEAITGLRPVVSGKIMMNGNDITHYKPKQVIDNKISLIPEDRQNRGLVLDMSVAENMILENYAKEPFSRNGILNYDNILSYSKELIARFDIRPQNESLLAGSLSGGNQQKVIIAREISNNPDVLIAFQPTRGLDVGAIEYVHKALLEQRDRGKAVLLVSLDLEEIMNISDRITVIYEGEIVGVVDAETADRNKLGLMMAGGGAENNENFQG, encoded by the coding sequence ATGAAGAAGATTACCAAGATTTTCGGAGAGTTAAAAGCTAATGATGGTGTTGATTTAACAGTACATAAGGGTGAAGTACATGCATTACTGGGAGAAAATGGGGCTGGAAAAACAACCCTGATGAATATCCTTTATGGGTTGTTTCAACCGACAGATGGAAAGATTTTTATTAAAGAGGAAGAAGTTAATGTAAATAGTCCCAATATTGCTATAGAACATGGTATTGGAATGGTACATCAACACTTTATGTTAGTTAAACCTTTTACTGTAGTTCAAAATATTATACTTGGATGTGAAATAATAAAAAATGGGTGTTTAGATTTAGAAACTGCCAGCAAGAAAGTATTAAAACTTTCTGAAATGTATGGTCTGCATGTTGAACCTGAAGCTAAAATAAGGGACATTTCAGTTGGAATGCAACAGCGTGTTGAGATACTTAAGGCTTTATACAGGGGAGCTGATATTTTAATTTTAGATGAACCAACAGCAGTTCTGACACCACAGGAAATTCAGGAACTCATGAAAATAATCAAAAATCTTAGCAGTGAAGGTAAAACCATGATAATAATAACACATAAACTTAAAGAAATTAAAATGATAGCAGATTATTGTACAATAATAAGAAATGGGACAAAGATTGATACTGTAGAGGTTAATAATACAACAGAAGAAGAACTTGCTAAAATGATGGTAGGTAGGGAAGTGAATTTTAGAGTTTCCAAAAAGAAAAGAAAACCTGGTAAAACAGTTCTAAGTATAGAAAAGCTTAATGTTAACAATAATAGAGGTATTTCAATAGTCAATAATTTATCTTTAAGCATCCAGCAGGGAGAAATCCTTGGTATTGCAGGGGTAGATGGTAATGGTCAAACAGAACTTGTGGAAGCTATAACAGGGTTGAGACCTGTTGTTTCAGGTAAAATCATGATGAATGGTAATGATATTACACATTACAAACCAAAACAAGTTATTGATAATAAAATTTCCCTAATACCAGAAGATAGGCAGAACAGGGGTTTAGTGCTTGATATGTCTGTTGCTGAAAATATGATTCTTGAAAACTATGCTAAAGAACCATTTTCCAGAAATGGTATTTTAAATTATGATAATATTTTATCTTATTCTAAGGAATTAATAGCAAGGTTTGATATTCGTCCACAGAACGAATCTTTATTAGCCGGCTCACTCTCAGGAGGGAATCAACAAAAAGTAATTATAGCAAGGGAAATATCAAATAACCCGGATGTGTTAATAGCCTTTCAGCCGACCAGAGGATTAGATGTTGGGGCTATAGAATATGTTCATAAAGCCCTGCTAGAGCAGCGGGATAGGGGGAAAGCAGTGCTACTTGTTTCGCTTGATCTTGAAGAAATAATGAATATCTCTGATCGTATTACTGTTATATATGAAGGAGAAATAGTTGGTGTAGTGGATGCTGAAACTGCTGATAGAAATAAACTGGGATTGATGATGGCTGGAGGAGGTGCTGAAAATAATGAAAATTTTCAAGGATAA
- a CDS encoding BMP family lipoprotein gives MNKIGVLLLVILVVLGLTVVSTAQELKIGMVTDVGGVNDQSFNQSAWEGLLRVEEELGIKVGYAESQQEADYAPNLEQLYDYDNDLIWGIGFMMADAILDAAETNPDQLYAIIDNAYENTPENVIGVLFKAEEASFLVGYIAGRMSKTGTVGFVGGIRGVIIDGFDYGYTAGVAYANKDVEVLNQYADSFSDQAKGKAIATQMYQNGADVIFHAAGGAGIGVIEAAKENDKYVIGVDRDQSDLAPDHMITSAMKRVDNAMFNIAVDLQNGNLKGGQTITYGLADNGVDIAPSSDKHVPQKILDEVEIIKQDIIDGKIFVPYNKETYEKYISTLN, from the coding sequence ATTAATAAAATTGGTGTTTTATTACTGGTAATACTTGTTGTTCTTGGTCTGACTGTAGTAAGTACAGCACAGGAATTAAAAATTGGGATGGTTACAGATGTAGGTGGGGTTAATGATCAATCTTTTAATCAATCTGCCTGGGAAGGTCTTTTAAGGGTAGAAGAGGAGTTGGGGATTAAGGTTGGATATGCTGAATCACAGCAGGAAGCTGATTATGCCCCAAATCTTGAGCAGTTATATGATTATGATAATGACCTTATCTGGGGTATTGGTTTTATGATGGCTGATGCTATACTTGATGCAGCTGAGACAAACCCTGATCAACTTTATGCAATTATTGATAATGCCTATGAAAATACACCTGAAAATGTTATTGGTGTATTATTTAAAGCAGAAGAAGCCTCTTTTCTTGTTGGTTATATTGCTGGTAGGATGAGCAAAACTGGAACGGTTGGTTTTGTAGGTGGAATTCGAGGTGTAATTATTGACGGTTTTGATTATGGATATACAGCTGGAGTGGCTTATGCAAATAAAGATGTAGAGGTTCTTAATCAATATGCTGATAGTTTTAGTGATCAGGCCAAGGGTAAGGCAATAGCAACACAGATGTATCAAAATGGGGCAGATGTTATATTCCATGCAGCAGGTGGTGCAGGTATAGGTGTTATCGAAGCTGCTAAAGAGAATGATAAATATGTTATTGGTGTTGATAGGGATCAAAGTGATCTTGCTCCAGATCATATGATTACTTCAGCAATGAAACGTGTTGATAATGCAATGTTCAATATTGCAGTAGATTTACAAAATGGTAACCTTAAAGGTGGGCAGACTATAACCTACGGCCTTGCCGATAATGGTGTGGATATAGCTCCAAGTTCTGATAAACATGTTCCCCAGAAAATACTGGATGAAGTTGAAATTATAAAACAGGATATTATTGATGGCAAAATATTTGTGCCATATAATAAAGAAACCTATGAAAAATATATTTCTACTCTAAATTAG
- a CDS encoding YaiI/YqxD family protein — protein sequence MRILVDGDSCPVIDLTVEIANKYMIELKVFADIYHNIKIAFGELILVDKGNQSVDMCIVNQCQSGDIVVTADYGLAALALGKNSQVIDFSGRIYSEKNINYLLMKRHKHAKIRRTGGSHSTESKRTQEDDIKYQKSLIVLIESNL from the coding sequence ATGAGAATTTTAGTCGATGGTGATTCATGTCCGGTTATAGATTTGACAGTAGAGATTGCTAATAAATATATGATTGAATTAAAAGTGTTTGCTGATATTTATCATAATATTAAAATTGCTTTTGGTGAACTTATTTTAGTAGATAAAGGAAATCAGTCAGTAGATATGTGTATTGTTAATCAATGTCAGTCAGGTGATATTGTAGTAACCGCTGATTATGGACTAGCTGCTCTTGCCCTGGGTAAAAACAGCCAGGTAATAGATTTTTCTGGCAGAATCTATTCAGAGAAAAATATAAATTATTTATTAATGAAAAGACATAAGCATGCCAAAATACGCAGGACTGGAGGCAGTCATTCAACAGAGAGTAAGAGGACCCAGGAAGATGATATTAAATATCAGAAAAGCCTTATTGTTTTAATTGAGTCTAATTTATAA
- a CDS encoding lytic transglycosylase yields MNSLEIANRIYSMERRLDSLYNQLEDSFSSPRYIRTAQNLRNLQARQLSILNGLIAELEEEQPPPPVNRYYAQHILQPGETLRVLALEYDTTVSQIRRLNPGLPDEPQAGQLVNLPIEIPRPPENSIRYVVKPGDTLFQIARRFGTDVSTLVRLNSIADPDIIFPGRILIIPNPV; encoded by the coding sequence ATGAATTCACTAGAAATTGCTAATCGGATATATTCTATGGAAAGGAGATTGGATTCTCTATATAATCAACTTGAAGACTCCTTTTCCTCTCCAAGATATATAAGAACTGCTCAAAACTTAAGGAATTTACAGGCAAGGCAGTTAAGTATACTAAATGGTCTTATTGCTGAATTAGAAGAAGAACAGCCGCCTCCACCGGTAAATCGTTATTATGCTCAACATATATTACAACCTGGTGAAACATTGCGTGTGCTGGCCCTGGAATATGATACAACAGTGTCACAAATTAGGAGGTTAAACCCTGGATTGCCTGATGAACCACAGGCAGGTCAGCTTGTTAATCTCCCTATAGAGATACCTAGGCCACCAGAAAATTCTATCCGTTATGTAGTTAAACCAGGTGATACATTATTTCAGATTGCCAGGAGATTTGGGACAGATGTCAGTACACTTGTTCGTTTAAATAGTATTGCTGACCCTGATATTATCTTTCCAGGCCGTATTTTGATTATTCCTAATCCTGTATAG
- the argS gene encoding arginine--tRNA ligase, which translates to MINFKEKLIKLIINNYELDEGLISDLIEIPPQEEMGDYALPCFKLARNFRKAPGKIALELKEAIGKNKYFSEITNNGPYLNFFVNKELFARTILETILSQKEKYGAQEIGSGKNIVIDFSSPNIAKPFHVGHLRSTVIGNSLYKIYEFLGYNCIGINHLGDWGTQFGKMIAAYKKWGNDQEIKDNPIQTLLKLYVKFHDEAEKKPGLEDEGRLWFKKLEDGDEEANKLWKWFVTLSLEEFNTIYDILNVSFDYNTGESFYNDKMADIVQSLKEKGLLQKSKGAYVVDLEDYDMPPCLIIKSDGATLYPTRDITAAIYRKETYNFSKALYVTDYSQKLHFSQWMKVIELMGYDWADQLEHVPFGRVSSEEGALKTRKGNVILLKDLLAKSVEKVKRIINQNNPELNDKDEIAEKVGIGAIIFNDLSNSKIKDVVFNWDRMLSFDGETGPYIQYTHARANSVLEKGQTEITTLTDYSDLSNPEAFNLIKLLSAFPETIIKAMERNEPSYIARHIINLAQSFNKFYHEYPILVEDETTKKARLLLVFATKTVIKNGLSLLGIEAPDKM; encoded by the coding sequence TTGATAAATTTCAAGGAAAAACTTATTAAATTAATTATTAACAACTATGAACTTGATGAGGGGCTTATCAGTGACCTTATTGAAATCCCGCCTCAGGAAGAAATGGGGGATTATGCCTTGCCCTGTTTTAAACTTGCCCGCAATTTCCGGAAAGCCCCTGGCAAAATTGCCCTTGAGCTTAAAGAAGCTATCGGAAAAAACAAATATTTCTCTGAAATAACAAATAATGGTCCATACCTTAATTTTTTTGTTAACAAAGAACTCTTTGCCAGAACTATTTTAGAAACTATTCTATCTCAAAAAGAAAAATATGGGGCACAGGAGATTGGTAGTGGAAAAAATATCGTAATTGATTTCTCCTCACCTAATATAGCTAAACCATTTCATGTGGGACACCTCCGTTCAACAGTAATAGGAAATTCCCTCTATAAAATCTACGAATTTCTTGGTTATAATTGTATTGGTATAAACCACCTGGGTGACTGGGGTACACAGTTTGGCAAAATGATTGCTGCTTATAAAAAATGGGGTAATGACCAGGAAATAAAAGATAATCCCATTCAGACACTCTTAAAACTCTATGTTAAATTCCATGATGAAGCTGAAAAAAAACCTGGTCTTGAAGATGAGGGAAGATTATGGTTTAAAAAATTGGAAGATGGTGATGAAGAAGCTAACAAACTATGGAAATGGTTTGTTACCTTAAGCTTAGAAGAATTCAATACAATATATGACATCTTAAATGTCAGCTTTGATTATAATACAGGTGAAAGTTTCTATAATGATAAAATGGCTGATATTGTTCAATCCCTTAAAGAAAAAGGGCTTCTACAGAAGAGTAAAGGTGCTTATGTAGTAGACCTGGAAGACTATGATATGCCACCCTGTCTAATCATTAAGAGTGATGGAGCAACCCTATACCCGACCAGGGACATTACAGCAGCTATTTATAGAAAAGAAACCTATAATTTTAGTAAAGCACTCTATGTTACTGATTATTCACAGAAACTCCATTTTTCCCAATGGATGAAGGTCATTGAATTAATGGGTTATGATTGGGCAGACCAACTTGAACATGTACCCTTTGGCAGGGTTAGTAGTGAAGAAGGTGCACTCAAGACCAGGAAAGGCAATGTAATTCTACTAAAAGATCTACTTGCTAAGTCCGTTGAAAAAGTAAAGAGGATTATTAATCAAAATAATCCTGAACTCAATGATAAAGATGAAATCGCAGAAAAAGTCGGGATTGGTGCTATTATCTTTAACGATTTAAGTAATTCTAAAATAAAGGACGTAGTGTTTAACTGGGACAGAATGCTTAGTTTTGATGGTGAAACAGGACCATATATTCAGTACACTCATGCCCGGGCAAATAGTGTTCTGGAAAAAGGCCAGACAGAAATAACTACTTTAACAGACTACTCGGACTTATCTAATCCAGAGGCCTTTAACCTTATTAAATTACTGTCAGCTTTTCCAGAAACTATCATTAAGGCCATGGAAAGAAATGAACCATCATATATAGCCAGACATATAATTAATCTGGCTCAGAGTTTTAATAAATTTTATCATGAGTACCCAATACTTGTTGAAGATGAAACTACTAAAAAAGCACGTCTTTTACTTGTATTTGCCACTAAAACTGTTATCAAAAATGGTTTGTCATTATTAGGTATTGAAGCCCCTGATAAAATGTAG
- the pepV gene encoding dipeptidase PepV, with protein sequence MNKKINQRVDELRGDIVKALQGLLQIRSVKSSPEEGKPFGKGIDECLNEFLSLADKMGLVNKNIAGHAGYIEIGQGEKMLGILCHLDVVPEGKDWTYPPYGGEIHHEKIYGRGTIDDKGPAVASLYALKAVKDSGITLNKRVRLIVGTDEENSWEGLNYYLKNEEIPDLAFTPDADFPVIFAEKGILNITMQYEIKTETTEKTKIRSITGGNAVNMVPDYCQAVLESNCQAMIQKRINDFNLKDGFSLKLEVADDLLIIKSYGVSAHGSLPEEGINAVANLLVFLGELESINGCLDRFINLYKQKIGLETNGKSIGCLMEDAVSGKLTFNVGMIDVDENSCKLGIDLRYPVTKTKEEVIDCLKSNLKGTGIELLEGKNHKPLFVSQNSRLVSTLTEVYNKFSGEKREPLAIGGGTYARALENAVAFGPLFPGQKELAHQKDEYISIKDLVKITKIYATAVEKLAQ encoded by the coding sequence ATGAATAAAAAAATAAATCAAAGGGTTGATGAATTACGGGGAGATATTGTGAAAGCACTGCAGGGACTGCTGCAGATCAGGAGTGTTAAATCTTCTCCAGAGGAAGGGAAGCCTTTCGGTAAGGGTATTGATGAATGTTTGAATGAGTTTTTGTCTTTGGCCGATAAGATGGGTTTAGTGAATAAAAATATTGCTGGACATGCAGGATATATAGAAATTGGCCAGGGGGAAAAGATGTTGGGGATCTTGTGTCATCTGGATGTAGTACCAGAGGGTAAGGATTGGACTTATCCACCATATGGAGGGGAAATACATCATGAAAAGATTTATGGACGGGGGACTATTGATGATAAAGGACCGGCTGTTGCAAGTTTGTATGCCTTAAAAGCAGTTAAAGACTCTGGAATAACCTTAAATAAAAGGGTAAGATTAATTGTTGGGACAGATGAGGAAAACTCTTGGGAGGGATTAAACTATTATTTAAAGAATGAAGAGATACCTGATCTGGCGTTTACTCCTGATGCAGATTTTCCAGTTATTTTTGCAGAAAAGGGTATCTTAAATATAACTATGCAATATGAAATTAAAACAGAAACAACAGAAAAGACCAAGATAAGGTCTATAACAGGTGGGAATGCAGTGAATATGGTTCCTGATTACTGCCAGGCGGTTTTGGAGAGCAATTGTCAGGCAATGATACAAAAAAGGATAAATGACTTCAATCTAAAAGATGGTTTTAGCTTGAAATTAGAGGTAGCTGATGACTTATTAATAATTAAATCTTATGGAGTTTCAGCACATGGTAGTCTGCCGGAAGAAGGCATTAATGCTGTTGCTAATTTATTAGTGTTTTTAGGTGAACTTGAGAGTATAAATGGTTGTCTGGATCGATTTATTAATCTGTATAAGCAAAAAATTGGGTTGGAGACTAATGGAAAGAGTATTGGTTGTTTAATGGAAGATGCTGTTTCCGGTAAGCTGACTTTTAATGTAGGTATGATTGATGTTGATGAAAATAGCTGTAAATTAGGTATTGATCTCAGATATCCAGTCACTAAAACTAAAGAGGAAGTAATAGATTGTCTGAAAAGTAATCTTAAGGGAACAGGTATTGAATTACTTGAAGGGAAAAACCATAAGCCATTATTTGTATCACAGAATTCCCGTTTAGTTAGTACTTTGACAGAGGTTTACAATAAATTTAGTGGAGAAAAAAGAGAACCTTTAGCTATTGGTGGGGGAACATATGCCAGGGCTCTTGAAAATGCGGTGGCTTTTGGACCGTTATTTCCAGGTCAGAAAGAGCTGGCACATCAAAAGGATGAATATATATCAATTAAAGATCTGGTTAAGATTACTAAAATATATGCTACTGCAGTTGAGAAACTTGCTCAATAG
- a CDS encoding alpha/beta hydrolase, whose amino-acid sequence MRDIKIKANPSVFSLAREQYLPGNSQIAVLLIHGFTGSPYEMTYLGKEINNKIGHTVYIPRLPGHGTNISDFKNSNRHDWLRKVYDSYLNLKKDYQRIYLGGLSMGGVLAIITAARFNIDKLVLIAPAIYVKDSRIIFSHFLKYFIKSCSTKINLTPEETEEEEIIAMQQEYSSRVYLKQVSELHKLMLLARKKLPLITTNTLVITSKNDNTVPFKAGIKIKNTIQSRNISSITFNKSSHVICNGREKERCACQVIDFLNN is encoded by the coding sequence ATGAGAGATATTAAAATCAAAGCAAACCCCTCTGTTTTCAGCCTTGCCAGGGAACAGTATTTACCAGGGAACAGCCAAATTGCTGTTCTACTTATCCATGGATTTACCGGCAGTCCATATGAGATGACTTATCTCGGAAAAGAAATAAATAATAAAATCGGACATACTGTTTACATACCACGCCTGCCGGGCCATGGCACAAATATCAGTGACTTTAAGAACAGTAATAGACATGATTGGTTGAGAAAAGTCTATGACAGCTATCTCAATCTTAAAAAAGATTATCAAAGAATTTATCTGGGAGGACTCTCCATGGGTGGAGTACTTGCCATTATTACCGCAGCCAGATTTAATATAGACAAATTAGTCCTAATTGCCCCTGCAATATATGTAAAAGACTCCAGGATTATTTTCAGCCATTTTCTTAAATACTTTATAAAATCCTGTTCGACTAAAATAAACCTGACCCCTGAAGAAACAGAAGAAGAAGAAATAATAGCAATGCAGCAGGAGTATTCCTCCCGGGTATATTTAAAGCAGGTTTCAGAACTACACAAACTTATGCTACTTGCTCGAAAAAAACTACCCTTAATAACGACTAATACCCTGGTAATCACTTCTAAAAATGATAATACTGTCCCTTTTAAAGCCGGCATTAAAATAAAAAATACAATTCAGAGCAGAAATATAAGCAGTATAACCTTTAATAAATCCAGCCATGTCATCTGTAATGGCAGAGAAAAAGAGCGATGTGCCTGTCAAGTAATAGACTTTTTAAATAATTAA
- the pepF gene encoding oligoendopeptidase F, with the protein MARELPLREEIDDKFKWNLTDIYASEELWEDGFTKVEGLLKEVKSYQGGLTDSADSLLAGLNLIMEIEEIVSRLYAYAHMKQDEDTNNQKYQGLYDRAQGLYNRVASATSFMIPEILTLSSTQLREYLEGNQGLQLYQHLLKNVLRQKEHYLSAREEEILAMAGDLAQGPGNIFGMLNNADLVFPVIKDENNEEVRLTHGRYIEFLRSKDRRVRKEAFTALYNKYDEFINTFATVLNTSVKGHIFYSKTRKYNSALEAALDDDNISVDVYDNLIKTVKDNLEPMYKYIDLRKKILGVKQLHMYDIYTPLISNIEIKMSFDEAKETVKAGLQPLGEEYISLLEKGYNSAWIDVYENRGKRSGAYSSGCYGVHPYVLLNYTEGLDNVFTLAHEMGHALHSYYSNKNQPYVYANYKIFVAEVASTLNETLLIHHLLKKTNDKEEKKYLINHYLEQFRGTVFRQTMFAEFEKIIHQTVEKGNPLTPQFLQEVYHKLNKTYYGSKVVLDKEIDLEWARIPHFYYNFYVYKYATGFSAATALAAKILNEGESAVRDYLNFLKSGDSDYPINLLKTAGVDMSSPEPIKSAINTFNEFVIKLEGLI; encoded by the coding sequence ATGGCCAGAGAGTTACCTTTACGTGAGGAGATTGATGATAAATTTAAATGGAATTTGACTGATATTTATGCAAGTGAGGAATTATGGGAGGATGGTTTTACAAAGGTTGAAGGATTATTAAAAGAGGTTAAATCTTATCAAGGGGGATTGACGGATTCTGCTGATAGTTTACTTGCTGGATTAAATCTTATTATGGAGATAGAGGAGATCGTCAGCAGATTATATGCCTATGCCCATATGAAACAGGATGAAGATACTAATAATCAGAAATATCAGGGATTATATGATAGGGCACAGGGATTATATAATAGGGTTGCCAGTGCAACCTCCTTTATGATTCCAGAAATATTAACCTTATCATCTACACAGCTTAGGGAATATTTAGAGGGAAATCAGGGACTGCAATTATATCAACATCTTTTGAAAAATGTATTAAGACAAAAAGAACATTATTTATCAGCTAGGGAGGAAGAAATACTGGCCATGGCGGGCGACCTGGCTCAGGGTCCAGGGAATATCTTTGGCATGTTAAATAATGCTGATCTGGTATTTCCTGTTATTAAAGATGAGAATAATGAGGAAGTAAGATTAACCCATGGAAGGTATATTGAATTTCTGCGGAGTAAAGATAGAAGGGTCAGGAAAGAAGCCTTCACTGCCCTTTATAATAAATATGATGAATTTATCAATACTTTTGCAACTGTCTTAAATACATCTGTAAAGGGGCATATATTCTACAGTAAAACACGCAAGTATAATTCTGCGTTAGAGGCTGCACTCGATGATGATAATATTTCGGTCGATGTATATGATAATTTGATAAAAACTGTCAAAGATAATCTGGAGCCTATGTATAAGTATATTGACCTTCGTAAAAAAATATTGGGTGTTAAACAACTACATATGTACGATATTTATACTCCACTGATTAGTAATATAGAGATAAAAATGTCATTTGATGAGGCCAAGGAAACAGTTAAAGCAGGTCTCCAACCACTTGGTGAGGAGTATATTTCATTACTGGAAAAAGGATATAATTCTGCTTGGATAGATGTCTATGAGAATAGGGGTAAAAGGTCAGGAGCATATTCTTCTGGGTGTTATGGTGTCCATCCTTATGTTCTGTTAAATTATACAGAAGGTCTTGATAATGTATTTACTCTTGCTCATGAAATGGGGCATGCCTTACATAGTTATTATTCAAATAAAAATCAACCCTATGTTTATGCTAACTATAAGATTTTTGTGGCAGAAGTGGCTTCAACACTTAATGAAACACTCTTGATACACCACTTGCTTAAAAAGACTAATGATAAAGAAGAAAAGAAATACTTAATAAACCATTATTTGGAGCAGTTCAGGGGGACTGTTTTCAGACAGACTATGTTTGCTGAATTCGAAAAAATAATCCATCAAACTGTAGAAAAAGGAAATCCACTTACACCACAGTTTCTACAGGAGGTCTATCATAAATTAAATAAAACTTATTATGGTAGTAAGGTTGTACTTGATAAAGAAATTGATCTCGAATGGGCACGAATCCCTCATTTTTATTATAATTTTTATGTCTATAAATATGCCACAGGTTTTTCTGCAGCCACTGCTCTGGCAGCAAAAATATTAAATGAGGGGGAATCAGCAGTAAGGGATTATCTTAACTTTTTAAAGAGTGGTGATTCAGATTACCCCATAAATCTATTGAAAACTGCTGGTGTAGATATGAGTTCACCAGAACCAATTAAATCTGCTATAAATACTTTTAATGAATTTGTTATTAAATTAGAGGGATTGATTTAG
- a CDS encoding methylated-DNA--[protein]-cysteine S-methyltransferase, with product MNRGMCMVMNFVYPSPIGLLNIFFKKKGIIKIDYVDKQRDPVNEYNKNLVSDYYNDIYEQLNAYFIGKLRSFELPLILTGTRFQLQVWNELVKIPYGEKSTYKEIAEAIGNPQAVRAVGNASRSNPIPILVPCHRIIVSNGDLTGYNGGLNRKEWLIKHENKYRKEEINGQRVTFT from the coding sequence ATGAATAGAGGTATGTGTATGGTTATGAATTTTGTGTATCCCTCTCCAATTGGATTATTGAATATATTTTTTAAGAAAAAGGGTATTATAAAGATAGATTATGTTGATAAGCAAAGGGATCCTGTAAATGAATATAATAAAAACTTAGTTTCTGATTATTATAATGATATTTATGAACAATTAAATGCATATTTTATTGGTAAATTAAGGTCTTTTGAGCTACCATTAATATTGACAGGAACCAGGTTCCAGCTTCAGGTCTGGAATGAACTTGTAAAAATACCCTATGGTGAAAAAAGCACATATAAAGAGATTGCTGAAGCTATAGGTAATCCACAGGCCGTTAGGGCGGTTGGAAATGCCAGCAGATCTAACCCCATCCCAATTCTTGTACCCTGTCATCGGATTATTGTTTCAAATGGTGATTTAACAGGATATAATGGGGGACTAAATAGGAAAGAATGGCTGATAAAGCATGAAAATAAATATAGAAAGGAAGAGATTAATGGCCAGAGAGTTACCTTTACGTGA